From the Opitutales bacterium genome, the window CGAGGAGCAAGCGACGCATCAAGACTCCCTCTTCGCGTCAAGCGCATCTTGAGCAGCCACCCCGGATAGGATCGATAAACGCCCTCCGTAAGTTTTCTGCAATATCTCATATTGATACACATCCTGAGTCTGCCCATACGCCACCATGCGCATATTCAGCAGAACGAGCATATCAAAATACTCGCGCGCGGTAGCAAGGTCATGGTGGACGACCAAAATCGTTTTTCCAGCATCCTTCAGCTCTCGAAGAATCGTCATAATCGCCGCTTCAGTCGTCGCATCCACGCCAGTAAACGGCTCATCCATAAAATACAGATCACTCTCTTGCGCCAGCGCGCGCGCTAGAAACACACGCTGTTGTTGACCACCAGAGAGGTTTGAAATCTGACGATCACGAAAGGGCAACATATTCACTTTTTCGAGACAGAGCTCTGCCACACGATGGTCCTCGTCACTCGGGCGCTGGAAAAACTTAAGACGCCCGTAGCGCCCCATCAACACCACATCTTTAACAGTAACCGGAAAGTCCCAATCCACCGACTCGCGTTGAGGAACGTATCCGACACGACGCACTGCCTTCTTGTAGGGCTGGCCAAAGATTTTCACCCAGCCGCTGCTCGCTGGGATCATTCCCATGATCGTTTTTATCAACGTCGACTTACCGGCGCCGTTAGGACCGAGAATACCCACCAGTTGACCCGCAGGAATTTCGAGATCTACCCCATACAGCACCGGCTTTTTGTGATAGGCCACGGTAAGGTCGTGGACTTCCAGAGGCATTGTTTCTGCCGCTACCATCAGTTAATCGTCACGCCCAGGACAAAAGTTTCCACATTGTAGACCAGCATCCCTTGCCAGGTACCGATGTCATATTCTTCTTCATCGGCTTCTACCAAAACACCCGGAGTTCCCAGAGAATCCGATAACAACTCGCCTCCTACATAGACTCCACTATCCACGCTGACGCGTTCGATTGCAGCAGGCGACACACTCGATTCTATAAAGATGGCTGGAACGTTTCGCTCTTTGATGAGCTGCACCATACCCGAGATATCTGCCAAGCCCGCCTCAGCAGCTGTAGAAATTCCCTGAATTCCGATAACCTCCAGACCATAGCGTCGTCCCAGATAGCTAAACGCATCGTGACTGGTAACCAGAATACGCTGATTATCCGGAAGCGAGCCGAGTTCATGCGCAGCCCAAACATCAAGAAGATGCATCTCGGTCTTTAGAGCTTGGCCTCGTTCGGTGAATGCCTCCCTAGCACTTGGATCCAATTCGCTCAACAGAGCTACAACACGGTCCACCGCAAGACTCCACAGTTCCGCGTCAAACCAGACATGGGGATCAAACTGACCCTCGTATTCTGAAGACGGCAGCAAGCGTTCTTCCGGGATCGCCTCGGTCACCGCGACGACCTCGATTCCTCGGCGACCCATACGCTCAAACAGATCCCCCAAAAAACCCTCGAGGTTCAAGCCGTGATACACGATGGCGTCTGCACCACTCAACTTGCGCACATCTGGAGCGCTTGGCTTGTAGAGATGTGGATCTACACCGGGTGCCATTAGGGCATCTACCACCACACGGTCCCCTCCTATCTGGGTGACGAGATCTGCCACATGAGTCGTTGTCGCTGTTATCTTAATCTTACCCTGAAGCGAGACCACAGCTACTGTGAGACATACAATTAGCGTAGTAATTTTCATTTTTCTTAAAGAATATTTTGAATAATCAAAATGTTTAAAAAGCAATTCCCAAAGAATGAAGCATCAATTTTGTCCAGATTCAGAGACTAATCCTCAACACGCACACCCACGAAACGGTAAGACTGGCCATCCCAGACGTAGAGGCGATTCACGCCATCGATGATCTGGGCCTCAGCAGTTTCTAGAGAAGTGATCGTCTCACCATTCCACTCTAGCACAATATTCCCAGGTGAGAGCTTACCCCCGTAATCGCCAATAGGATCGACCTCGAGGACCTCAAGCCCGCCGACAAATCCAACGACTCCCAGTTCAGTCAATGCCTCAGCATCGACTGCCTTAAAGCTCACCCCCTCGAGCAATTCGACCTCGGGCTCCTCAGCCGGGGCGACAAATCCACCGCCCTGTCGCATCCGAGCCAGCGCCTCATCGAGGTTAGCTAGATTGACTTCTACATCGAAGGTCTC encodes:
- a CDS encoding metal ABC transporter ATP-binding protein, with the translated sequence MPLEVHDLTVAYHKKPVLYGVDLEIPAGQLVGILGPNGAGKSTLIKTIMGMIPASSGWVKIFGQPYKKAVRRVGYVPQRESVDWDFPVTVKDVVLMGRYGRLKFFQRPSDEDHRVAELCLEKVNMLPFRDRQISNLSGGQQQRVFLARALAQESDLYFMDEPFTGVDATTEAAIMTILRELKDAGKTILVVHHDLATAREYFDMLVLLNMRMVAYGQTQDVYQYEILQKTYGGRLSILSGVAAQDALDAKRES
- a CDS encoding zinc ABC transporter substrate-binding protein encodes the protein MKITTLIVCLTVAVVSLQGKIKITATTTHVADLVTQIGGDRVVVDALMAPGVDPHLYKPSAPDVRKLSGADAIVYHGLNLEGFLGDLFERMGRRGIEVVAVTEAIPEERLLPSSEYEGQFDPHVWFDAELWSLAVDRVVALLSELDPSAREAFTERGQALKTEMHLLDVWAAHELGSLPDNQRILVTSHDAFSYLGRRYGLEVIGIQGISTAAEAGLADISGMVQLIKERNVPAIFIESSVSPAAIERVSVDSGVYVGGELLSDSLGTPGVLVEADEEEYDIGTWQGMLVYNVETFVLGVTIN